ggaagatcccggtgggcgctgcgatcgcgaggcttcttcgtttttgttgatccgccattgtcggcatttgttttcttttgttctttCTCTATCGTTTTTTTtggcgtgactgtgctgcttccgccccagcacatATTCATGTATGGtttggttggttgctttgtatacaaagcggggaaaccctttttcggtattcCAGAGTAGTCGCCGGGGTGCTGGATCCGTAGAGAGAAAAATAATGGAGAAGGTATTCCAAAGCAAACACTGACGATGTCGATCGTGAGGCGGAGCAACGTGTTCGACCCCTTCGCCGACCTTTGGGCGGACCCCTTCGACACCTTCCGTTCCATCGTCCCGGCGATCTCAGGCGGCAGCAACGAGACGGCCGCGTTCGCCAACGCCCGTGTGGACTGGAAGGAGACCCCCGAGGCGCACGTCTTCAAGGTCGACCTCCCCGGCGTGAAGAAGGAGGAGGTCaaggtggaggtggaggacggcaACGTGCTCGTCGTCAGCGGCGAGCGGAGCAGGGAGAAGGAGGACAAGA
This region of Triticum aestivum cultivar Chinese Spring unplaced genomic scaffold, IWGSC CS RefSeq v2.1 scaffold47645, whole genome shotgun sequence genomic DNA includes:
- the LOC123175954 gene encoding 16.9 kDa class I heat shock protein 1-like gives rise to the protein MSIVRRSNVFDPFADLWADPFDTFRSIVPAISGGSNETAAFANARVDWKETPEAHVFKVDLPGVKKEEVKVEVEDGNVLVVSGERSREKEDKNDKWHRVERSSGKFVRRFRLPEDAKVEEVKAGLENGVLTVTVPKAEVKKPEVKAIEISG